One Spiroplasma endosymbiont of Dioctria linearis DNA segment encodes these proteins:
- a CDS encoding SDR family NAD(P)-dependent oxidoreductase: MKKNQNKNSYAIVTGASKGLGYAYCEELLKLGYNIIGVARDTSSLKELQNKYLELKVEAWDIDLSDIKNSYKLIEKTKNFDIEIVINNAGYGVWGFFEETDLEQELNMIDLNIKTLHIITKLYVQEFQKNNKGRIFNIGSMASFTPAPVFSSYYASKAYVWSLGVAINTELKKAKSKVRVITLCPGPLKTDFWNRSSNQKEAKYKSTIKVMKTSVYAKKSLYAGLKTKRKNYIITGRSNKFAKSLTKWAPQSVVLNSVYNYQRKRK, translated from the coding sequence ATGAAGAAAAACCAGAATAAAAACTCATATGCTATAGTAACGGGAGCAAGTAAGGGACTTGGCTATGCATATTGTGAAGAACTACTTAAGTTGGGTTATAACATTATTGGTGTGGCAAGAGATACAAGTTCTCTTAAAGAACTACAAAATAAGTATTTGGAATTAAAAGTGGAAGCATGAGATATAGATCTAAGCGATATTAAAAACTCCTATAAACTTATTGAGAAAACTAAAAATTTTGACATTGAAATTGTAATTAATAATGCTGGTTATGGTGTTTGAGGTTTTTTTGAAGAAACTGATTTAGAGCAAGAACTAAATATGATAGACTTAAATATTAAAACGCTGCATATAATTACTAAACTATATGTTCAAGAATTTCAAAAAAATAACAAGGGTAGAATATTTAATATAGGTTCTATGGCATCATTTACTCCAGCTCCGGTTTTTTCAAGCTACTATGCTTCAAAAGCTTATGTTTGAAGTTTGGGAGTAGCAATTAATACAGAATTGAAAAAAGCCAAATCTAAAGTTAGAGTTATCACTTTATGTCCAGGACCTTTAAAAACTGACTTTTGAAATAGAAGTAGTAACCAAAAAGAGGCAAAATATAAATCAACAATTAAAGTTATGAAGACAAGTGTGTATGCAAAAAAGAGTTTGTATGCGGGACTAAAAACTAAAAGAAAAAACTATATCATAACAGGTAGAAGTAATAAGTTTGCTAAATCCCTTACAAAATGAGCGCCTCAATCAGTAGTATTGAACTCTGTTTATAATTATCAAAGAAAGAGAAAATAA
- the pgsA gene encoding CDP-diacylglycerol--glycerol-3-phosphate 3-phosphatidyltransferase, which yields MNLANKITLVRILLIPLIVILLLLTPVDPIYSGVPALKLTVINIGNYNLTLTYLIAGILFIIASLTDMLDGYVARKYNMVTNFGKFFDSIADKLLTNAILIIFACFKIIPIWMCVILICRDFIIDVVRQILANSAVVMAANQMGRIRATAEMLGLSILFFLGIQCWDGMGEYGWVNQVVIIPMYLTTLLSIISAFIYIKANKKVLFDSSMEKKNEEKPE from the coding sequence ATGAATTTAGCAAATAAAATTACATTAGTTAGAATACTTTTAATTCCCTTAATAGTTATCTTGCTACTATTAACTCCAGTAGACCCTATTTATAGTGGAGTGCCTGCACTAAAATTAACTGTTATTAATATTGGAAATTATAATCTGACATTAACATATCTAATTGCGGGAATATTATTTATTATTGCTAGTTTAACAGATATGTTGGATGGTTATGTAGCTAGAAAATATAATATGGTTACAAATTTTGGTAAGTTTTTCGATTCAATTGCAGATAAACTTTTAACTAATGCAATTTTAATTATATTTGCTTGCTTTAAAATAATTCCAATTTGGATGTGTGTTATTTTAATATGTAGAGATTTTATAATTGATGTTGTAAGGCAAATATTAGCGAATTCTGCAGTGGTAATGGCTGCAAATCAAATGGGAAGAATTAGAGCAACAGCTGAAATGTTAGGTTTATCAATTTTATTTTTCTTGGGTATTCAATGTTGAGATGGAATGGGAGAGTATGGTTGAGTAAACCAAGTTGTTATAATTCCAATGTATTTAACTACACTTCTTTCAATTATTTCTGCTTTTATATATATAAAAGCAAATAAAAAAGTTTTATTTGATAGTTCAATGGAGAAAAAAAATGAAGAAAAACCAGAATAA
- the rpsD gene encoding 30S ribosomal protein S4: MSRYTGSTFKKARRYGFSILETGKEFSKGKKRTTAPGQHGARRTKLSGYGQQMQEKQKVKFMYGLTERQFRNTYARAKKIKGITGTIFLQQLESRLDNVIYRMGLSLTRQGARQLVSHGHILVNGKKLDIPSYSVKIGDIISVKEKMQKNDKIVEALASNVSTVEFVKFDKIKLTGSLLRLPERKELNQEINEALIVEWYNRLIK; encoded by the coding sequence ATGTCAAGATATACAGGCTCTACATTTAAAAAAGCTAGAAGATATGGATTTTCTATCTTAGAAACAGGAAAAGAGTTCTCAAAAGGTAAAAAAAGAACTACAGCACCTGGTCAACATGGAGCAAGAAGAACTAAACTATCAGGTTATGGTCAACAAATGCAAGAAAAGCAAAAAGTGAAATTTATGTATGGATTAACTGAAAGACAATTCAGAAACACTTATGCAAGAGCTAAAAAAATTAAAGGAATTACAGGTACAATTTTCTTACAACAATTAGAATCAAGATTAGATAATGTAATTTACAGAATGGGATTATCATTAACAAGACAGGGAGCAAGACAATTAGTTTCTCACGGACATATCTTAGTTAATGGAAAAAAATTAGATATTCCTTCTTACTCAGTTAAAATTGGAGATATTATTTCTGTTAAAGAAAAAATGCAAAAAAATGACAAAATTGTTGAAGCATTAGCATCAAATGTATCAACTGTTGAATTTGTAAAATTTGATAAAATAAAACTAACTGGATCACTATTAAGATTGCCAGAAAGAAAAGAATTAAACCAAGAAATTAATGAAGCATTAATTGTTGAATGATACAACCGTTTAATTAAATAA
- a CDS encoding Sua5/YciO/YrdC/YwlC family protein: MLSNKNIELAINLLNKNKIVILPTDTIYGISALYSEENQKKINLIKKSESSKKLIILFSRFNQLKKIVKVDKAFKKNTKEKLPITQIINSKFGPMAFRKVKRKDLKKIINRVGLIFSTSVNYSGNKFLTKKEELELFNIQISEIFWDGELSSKPSKIVNLATNKVIRE; the protein is encoded by the coding sequence ATGTTAAGTAATAAAAATATTGAATTAGCTATAAACCTTTTAAATAAAAACAAAATAGTTATTTTACCAACAGATACAATATATGGTATTAGTGCTCTTTATAGCGAAGAAAATCAAAAAAAAATTAATTTAATTAAAAAGTCAGAGTCCTCAAAAAAGCTAATTATTCTATTCTCAAGATTTAATCAGTTAAAAAAAATTGTAAAAGTTGATAAAGCTTTTAAAAAAAATACTAAGGAGAAATTACCCATAACTCAAATTATTAATTCTAAATTTGGTCCAATGGCTTTTAGAAAGGTCAAAAGAAAAGATTTGAAGAAAATAATAAATAGAGTAGGTCTAATTTTCTCAACGAGTGTTAACTATTCGGGAAATAAATTTTTAACCAAAAAAGAAGAATTAGAATTATTTAATATACAAATTAGTGAGATATTTTGAGATGGTGAACTAAGTTCCAAACCTTCAAAAATTGTAAATCTTGCTACTAATAAAGTGATTAGAGAATAA
- a CDS encoding DUF3800 domain-containing protein — protein MANFIDEKLYIALDESGKLNKNDIANYFIVGGFLYSDKDLVKTKIRLIENEIKNKYNIPKNFELKGNKSDELAMVDFINRIFEEIGNLIYPIFSVVSRKELSEHFTVNEMLAYDFFVNNLVHFNSKLFSFEEKCKRIFILMDERNLKKTEYNQLENLLKTNYIEKPYTINTYYLSSKLTDVIRLADILDHVVYTFYNNPSSEKNELFQTKIKKEYLERIKNGTIYYPFKKSYFKKIHEMNKTKKTDI, from the coding sequence ATGGCAAATTTCATAGATGAAAAATTATACATTGCTTTAGATGAAAGCGGAAAATTAAATAAAAATGATATAGCGAACTACTTTATTGTTGGTGGTTTTTTATATTCTGATAAGGACCTTGTTAAGACAAAAATTCGTCTAATTGAAAATGAGATTAAGAATAAATATAATATTCCCAAAAACTTTGAGTTAAAAGGAAACAAATCTGATGAACTGGCAATGGTAGATTTTATAAATAGAATATTTGAAGAAATTGGTAATCTTATATATCCTATTTTTTCTGTTGTTTCTAGAAAAGAACTTAGTGAACATTTTACTGTTAATGAAATGTTAGCATATGATTTCTTTGTTAACAATTTAGTACATTTTAATTCAAAATTATTTTCTTTTGAAGAAAAATGTAAAAGAATTTTTATTCTGATGGATGAAAGAAATTTAAAGAAAACTGAATATAATCAATTAGAAAATCTCTTAAAAACTAATTATATTGAAAAACCATATACTATAAATACCTACTACCTTTCAAGTAAGCTAACTGATGTTATTAGACTAGCTGATATTCTAGATCATGTAGTTTATACTTTTTACAATAATCCCAGCTCTGAAAAAAATGAATTATTTCAAACAAAAATTAAAAAGGAATATCTCGAAAGAATTAAAAATGGAACCATTTATTATCCATTTAAAAAATCTTATTTCAAAAAAATACATGAAATGAATAAAACTAAAAAAACTGATATATAG